The Panicum hallii strain FIL2 chromosome 5, PHallii_v3.1, whole genome shotgun sequence genome contains the following window.
GAGAAGCTAGACCTGTGCTGCTTCCCTGGGGAGAAGATACCAGATTGGTTAAGTCCGAGTAAGCTGTTGAAACTGAAGAGACTCTACTTCACTGGAGGAATGCTAAATACTTTTGGCGACAAAAACACGTCAGAGGTGTGGAACATTGAGGTATTGCGCCTGAAATTCTTGAATGATTTATCAGTGCAATGGACCCAGGTGCATGACATGTTTCCAAAACTGACCTTTCTGGAGGTCTTTAGATGTATGAAGCTAAAATCTTTCCCTTATGACAAGGATGGGGTATGGATGAACAATGACacccaacaagtcaacaagtaGGAGAGGGGATTGAATCAATTGAGCTTTTATTATTACTCTTGCAGTCATACAGTATCACTATATGTGCATCTCATTATCAGTAACAGTTTTCCATGAGAAAGAATGTGGACCAAGCAATAATCCCAGTAATATTACAGTGTATCTAAGCACATTGGCGGAGCATATTGACAAATTTGAGCAGTTCTTACTGTGCacataccccccccccccccccctttttctCCAATGTTTACTGCAAGAACAGCTATGAACATTCTTTCACCCTGAATGAACTCTTCAAGTCACTAGTACCAAAGTACCATTGGATCTACTATACAGATGCGTTGCCTATTTCAGACTTCCATTGTTACCAGTGATGATGTGGCCACTCTTGCTAATTTCCTGGCTAGTAGATGTTGCTGGCGACAGGATACTGCTGCTTGCAAAAATGTCTCCCATTGTCTTAGCCGCCGATGGGAGCCCGCCGCAGGTTTTAAGGATCTCCTGTTTCATGCTGTCAACGGTGGGGAGATCGACTGTCCCTTTCGCCTGGGAGAGGGCGTCCGTGAAAATTGCCCAGCAGCTCTCGCTGTCGCTCAATGGCTGCACATGGTGCAGACAGCTCTTCCCCACCATCGTCTCTGCAGCCTGCTTCAGCCGGCTGGTGACGACCACCAGGCCGCCTCTCTCTTTGGGCAGCCCGAACGCGAGGCGTTCTGACCAGTCGTCAGCTCTCTGCGGCGTGTTCTGGCCGCCAGCGCCAACAACGTCGGCGTACCAGTCGTCGACGTGCCACACGTCGTCGAACACTATAAGATACCTCTTCCCCTTGAGCTGCTCATGGACGGCGATCACCAGCTCCGCCAGGCTATTGCTGCCATCCATGGACAGGATGGCATCCTCCTCGTGTCCAAGAGCCATGAGGATGCCCTGCAAAACTTCCCTGCGCCTGTCTGCTCCAGCACAGACGGTGCGCGACATGCACATCCAGATCCTGGGGAAGAAGCGTCCTCTAGCGCGCGGGCTGCTGAACAGGAGCTGCGCGAGCGCGGTCTTCCCGATGCCGCCCATGCCGACGATGCCGACGCCGGCAAGCCTCCCCACGCCGCAGTCCCTGAACGCCATGGACTCCAGCTCCATGAGCTGCTGGTCGAATCCGTGGATCCTGCTGCGGTCGAGCCAAGCCGTCGTCCAGCGGTCCAaccccgtggcggcggcggcgccgtcctCCTGCGACGCCGCAGTATCGCCACCGGAGTCGTTTCCGACGCACTGGAGGACTCTGCGCCTGACCGCGGCCACCCTCTTGTTGGTCTTGGAGAACCGCCATGCGTCGGGCTGCATGAAGAACCGCCGTCGTCGGTTCGGGCGGTTGGTGAGCATGCGGCACTCAGCGAGCAAGTCGGTGAGTTCGTAGAGGCATTCCCGGAGCTCATCGGCGTTATCTGGAGaaatcgccgccttctccagctcggCCCGCACGGTGTTGAACTGGGCGATGAAAGGGAGctccgtggccgccgccgccgcctcctccgcgagGTTATCCACAAACTTCCTCACCAGGAACTGGACGACTTCCACAGCCATTGACGGCGTCGGCCTCCCACCGGGATATGTGGATTGCAGTGATGATTTCTCGGCTGTTTCTTCAGAGAAGCGCCGAGAATAGCGATCTGGCGTATCAGCTCCACTCTAAACTAGCGACTAGCGAAAAGCACGGAGCACGTAGCGACTAGCGAGTAAACGGAGACTGACTCAGGAGTCAGGACAAGCGATGCCCCTTTCAATAAAAAGGACAGGCGATGCCCACTTGGGCGGTCGGTCACCACTCACCACTGGCCCCAAGTGCGTGTTGACCCCCAGAGAAGACTTGATTCCTTTGGACACGCAGGCAAAGGCAGTAACACGCAGGGACCGTGGAAGGGGAGGCAGACATGGATGTGAACGGGAGGTACATGGAAAGCTTGCTGGCAGTGTGGAACGAATGGGAGATCCGCATGCTCATGCTCACCAGCCTCGCCCTCCAGGTGTTCCTCCTCTTCTTCGCCGGCATCCGCAAGCGCAACGTCTCCGCCGTGCTGAGCCTGCTGCTGTGGCTCGCCTACCTGCTCGCGGACTCCATCTCCATCTACGCGCTCGGGTACCTCTCCCAGACGCGCGTGCCCAAGGGCGTCGACCCACGGTCCTTCAAGCGCAGCACCCACCGCATCCAGGCCTTGTGGGCAccgttcctcctcctccacctcggCGGCCAGGACACCATCACCGCCTTCTCCATCGAAGACAACGAGCTCTGGAAGCGCCACCTGCTCAGCTTGCTCACTCAGGTACGCGCCGCTCTCGGAAGAATCCTGCGCCGCCTGCTGCAGATTCCAGCTAACGACGCCTCCATTTCTTAACAGGTTGGCCTCGCCGTGTATGTCTTCACCAAGTCGCACCCCGGTGCCGATATCCTAGCCCCCGCCGTGTTCATGTTCGTGAGTGGTATCGTCAAGTACGGCGAGAGGACATGGGCGCTCAAGTGCGCGAGCGTGGACAACCTGCGGAGCGGCATGGTCACGACGCCGGACCCGGGCCCCAACTACGCCAAGTTCATGGAGGAGTACCGGTTCACCCGCGAGGCCGGGCTCCAGGCGGAGATCGTCATCGAGCAGGAGCGCCGTgcagaggccgccgccgccgttgccgtgGGCGTCGCCGAGGAGAGCGTGCCGTACACGGAGGTCATCGCCGACGCGAGCCGCTTCTTCGTCATCTTCAAGCGGCTCTTCGTCAACCTCATCCTCAGCTTCCAGGAGCGCACCCGTAGCCAGGCCACGTTCCTGCGGCTCACGCCGGAGCAGGCGTACAAGGTCATCGAGATCGAGCTGTCGCTCATGTACGACACTCTGCACTCCAAGGCGGCGGTGATCCACACCTGGTACGGCCGCCTGTTCCGGTGCCTGACGCTCCTCTCGACGTCGACAGCGTGCCTCCTCTTCAACGTGCTGCACCACAAGGGTATGCACCAGTCATCATACAACCACGTCGATGTTTGCATCACTAACATCTTGTTCGGAGGAGCTCTTTGCTTGGAGGTGTACGCAATTGGAATGATGCTCATATCCTACTGGACGTACGCCGCTCTGCGAAGCTGTAATTTCTGCTTCCTGAGCAATCTGATCTTCCGGAGCATTCAGTACTTCCGGCCGGAAAGCCGGTCGAAGTGGTCCAATCTGATGGCCCAGCACAACCTCATCAGCTTCTGCCTCCTGGACAAACCAACCATGCTCACCAAGCTCCTGAGCGTCCTCGGGCTCAAAGGACACTGGGACAGTTGGCTGCACACCCGGCACATCGACGTGTCGCACGAGCTGAAGATCTTGGTGTTCAGGGAGCTCAAGGATAAGACGGTGAGCATCGTGGACGCCGAGAGCTACCGCAAGTTCAGCAACCACAGGGGCCAGTGGGCTCTCCAGTGCAAAGGCTACTACAAGGAGCTCGGCTGGAGCGTGGAGGTGGAGTTCGACGAGAGCATCCTCCTCTGGCACATAGCCACGGACCTCTGCTTCCACTCCGACGATGACAACGGCGACGCGAAGATCGCGCCGTACGTCGGGATCAGCCGGGCGATGTCGAACTACATGCTCTTCCTCCTCGTCGCGCGGCCTTTCATGCTGACGGCGGGCATCGGGCAGATCCGGTTCGGGGACACCTGCGCGGAGGCCAAGAACTTCTTCGGGCGCGCCGGGACGGCGCACCCGGACGCGGGGCCCGCGGCGAGGATGGTGCTCGGCGTGAGCGCCGAGATCGCGCCGAGGGACGTGAAGGGGGACCGGAGCAAGTCGGTGCTGTTCGACGCGTGCCGGCTGGCCAAGTCGCTACTGGAGCTGCCGCCGCGTAAGCGGTGGCGCGTCATCCGCGTGGTGTGGGTGGAGATGCTCTGCTACGCGGCGAACAAGTGCCGGAGCAACTTCCACGCTAAGCagctgagcggcggcggcgagctgctcACGGTCGTCTGGTTCTTGATGGCACACCTGGGGATCGGCGAGCAGTATAGGATAGAGGCAGGGCATGCCAGGGCCAAGCTGATCGTAGAAAAGAACTGAGGTCACCACCAAAGGGTGTAAAATGTGCTGCCTTGAAAATTCTTGCAAATTTTGTGCACATATCTTGGACCACTGTCCTCATTTGCGGAAGTGATTTTTTAATGAGAATGAAGGCCATGCATTTCACTAGACCAATAATACTAATTTTGTTCGTCAGCTTACCCCTTTACCCCTTTATTTTTTAGAAAAGTCCAATCTACACCCTTCAACTATCACAAAAATCCGATTTTCAATATTTAAATACAAAATCGGATAATGAGGATCATCCAACCGTGGAGCATGGACAAATTTAGGGCTCGTCTAAAAAcagctccggctccggctcctgGTGGAGCGGCTTCTTCAATGGAACTTAAGCCGTTttgaaaaatatttggcaaacgACTTCTTCAATTTCAACTTTGCCTTTACCAAGGTCGAAGCTGTTCATAAAGCCGGTGGAGCCACGCTTTGTGGCTTCGCCTCCACAGTAGAAGCCATTTTCGGCTTTATGGGCGGCTTCATACATGGAGTTGTTCGAAAGTCACCTTTTTGGCAGGACTTCAGGTCAAGCTGGTTTTGGAGCTATTTTTGGAGCCCTACCAAGGAGGCTCTTAGTCCTTTATGTGGTTTTAAAGTTGGTTTTATatcttttaaaaaataaaaaaattggttagatctaaaaatcaaaactaatatattttaaatcagaaaaaatATGAAACAAGTACTAATTTTTTTCAAATAATATAACCTATTTGTTGTTGCTCTATTTGAGTCTCatttattaaaaaataataggcataactatAAGCAAATAAATACTAGGAACATGGAAAAATTGGATACGAATAACTGATAAGTAGAGTGCTAATAGATAGAttaaatttttagaaaaatgtTGGCACTCATTTCGTAATTTttaatttaaaatgaattacttattattttttaattttaaacttgaaTTATTTTAATTTTCACAAACTGAAAAGCACTTTTGAAACTATCCAAATGGTCAATTTATCTGGTTCGGCAGATGGCCTCCGTTATTGATTTTATAGTTGAAAGTTGAAAATCGAATTTTTTTTATAGTTCAAGAGTTAATCTGAACTTTTCCCATTATTTTTAGCTTATCTCAGACTCAGAATTGGTAACTATCTAATTATGTAATCCAACCGTCCACATATTTCCTCATGTTTAATACTCCGTAGTTCCCAAACTCCTTCCTTTAATCTACGAATAGATAGTAAATCTCAAATCAAACTAGATGGGTTGACTCTTAAAATCGGCAATTCCAGAAGCAGCATATAGATGGAAATCGAATCAACGATCCAAATGCCCAAATCTAAGCTAAATGCGCTTATCTGGGTGGCAACTCCCACCCACGAACTTCAATCGGAACGACATGAAGCACACCATCCCCCCACCCACTGGCCAccagcgggcggcgggcggtggtatggtcctccaccaccaccgcgaGTCCGCGATCAATATAGGCGCACGTCCCCCGTGCCCATCAAGGCGCTGGCGGAATCGAACCGGCGAGCACGCAGGGCCATGTCCGGGACGCCCGACGCCGGCTCCGACAGCCAGGGCTTCACATGCAGCGCGCTGCTCATGTGCCTCTACCTGCCCGGCCTCTCCAAGAAGAAGCCGGAGGCGGCCGCCGCGAGTGCGACAGCGGAGGCGGCACCGAAGGAGCCGGCCGAGCAAGCAGTGCCCCCGGACGGCGCGCCGAGCCAGGCCGCGTCCCTGGAGAAGTCCGAGTACGCGTCGCTCTACTCCGGCAACAACATCGTCTTCGACTTCGCGGTGGGGGACCAAGGGGGTCGTCCGGAGGAGCAGGGTGGCGCGCGGGCGATCCACGGGTACTGCCCGTCGCCGTGCTTCGACCTGCCCGTGGAGCTGATCAGGGCCGGCGAGCGGTTCGCCGCCGACAGCGACGCCCCCGTCACGGCCGCGTTCGTGTTCGGCGACGGCGGCCAGCAAGGGGGCGCTCTGCAGAGGATGGCGTCGTGCCTGGCGCCCGGGGTCGTCGAGGGCAGCGgcgagccgcggccgccgcccctcgtgAGGTTCTTGTCGGCGTCGGGACGTTCCACCGTGCCGCGGCCTCCCGTGATGGTGATGCCTTCCCGTGACGATTGACGGGGACTGCGAGCTCGGCGATGGTGCTCCGTGTATTGCTTGCTGTATGAAACAGACCTCGCCATTTCTCCTTCTCTAATGCTCGGTAATTTTCTGATATATGTaatcttatcaccataattACAAATCGAGCTACGGAGAAAGGGTAACAGAATCCAGAACACAAGAAAGCACATTCACACTTcgccaaaaaaaaaggaaaagaaaacgaaATCATATTCATAGTAGGCACTACCTCATGTCTGCATTGGCCTGTTTCTGTCGAGAAGGAGCGAACCATGTCGGGCCGGGGCCGTAGCACCAGCTCTCGTGGGCCGTGACAGGGCGTCGTCCCCACGCAAGCGTCTGGACCGTGCGCGTCCTCACGTCGAACACCTCTCAGTGCTGATGAGGGCAGTGCCAGACGTCGTCCCCGCGAGGGCACCCGCCAACGGCCACGGACATCTCCTGGCCGGAATAGATGGCGCGCGCCGCGGTACCGGGACAACGGCACGGATATGGAACTGTGTGGTCACGGACCACGTGGCGGCGACCCGGGCGGCAGAGGAAGAGCGTGCTAGTGTCTGTGTCCAACCCGGGACCTGTGATGCCGGCGATGATGCAGGCCTGCGACGCAAAGCTAGATCCGATCTGCTGGGGGGTTTTCGTCCGGAAACAGGAAACGACTGCACAGCAAGTGCTCCAGAAATCAAATGCGCAAAATTTACAGGCACCGGTGGATTCCATCATCACGCTTAAATAGAAACAGAACGATTTACTAGTACCCTGCATTCTCTGCTCAGCGATCCTGCCCGGACTTCGCCGTGCTCACGAACGAGGACGCGGACGCCGGCGACGACGGGAAGGAGGACGACGACACCCGCACCCGCGGCGTCGCCCGGGACGACAGCTGAGACCGGCTCTGGGACGACTGGCCCCAGTGCTTGAACGAAGCCGACCCATCATCGTCGTGCGGCGTCGGCGACCACGGCCACCACGAGGCGACGCGGCGAGCGCTCGCGGACCTCATGGCCGGCTGCTTCTTCTTCGAGAACCGCGGGAAGTAGAGGCACATGGCCGTGCGGGCGACTCCATCGTCGGCCTCGACACCGGTGCCCGCGTTCAGCCGtcgcggcggcggagacggtgGGCCGCCGGTGGTCTCCTCAGGGAATTGTTTCATCAGCGACATGGGAGCATCGATTGCAAATGCCGCGTGGAGAGGTTGAGATTTCGCGGTATGTGCTCAACGACGACAAGAAAAAAGGCTGCGAAAACTGTTTCTTGTTGTGGTAGTCTTTCCTATTTTTATGGGAGAAAAGGCACGGTATGCATCTTGATAATTCTAGCGAGTCGCGAGTCATCTTGGATTCTTGGTTATCATTATCATAAACCCATATCCATGTCAAGGCTTGCTCAAGTGGAGGGGGATTAGATCAAGTCTTCATAGATTGGGAGATAAAATGAACTAGTCCCTGCCTTCATGGGCTAGCTAAACTCTCCAGGCAATTATTTTCTTCTTGACAGGAATAACCAATCAGTTATTAATTCACCATGCAAAATGTAGTTGCAGGAGACTTGATGCATTTGACTGAGTTGATCTTATTTTGCGACTGTGCAATTTTTTATACCGAGGGGCGGCAAAAACTTTGCCGCAAATTTTACTAGTTGGAGAAAACAAAAATAAAGAGTTTGCCCAGTTTTTTTTGGGTAAAACCGGGACAAAAAGCTGTGCCACTGTGGTTGGTTATTAATTCAATTCACGTTAATTCGGTTTGGTATAACTGGTTTCGCATGAGAAATGGCATATGTTGACTTTTGAAAAGCCCTTAACGTGAATTGAATTAACTTTTGAAAATCCCTTAGGCATTTCTAATTCTAATTCTCCatgcttccttttctttttcgaAATTCTCTCTATGTAGCTTGCAGCAGTTAATAGCTAAAAACAGCTCTAGCTAACAATGAAGAAAAGTCTACTACATTAATTAACTAGAGTACACGGCGCAGCTCAACTTAAAAGATGAACCAGAAATTAGCCTTAGGACAACCCTTGTCATTTTATTTTTTCCTTCTGGTAATTTGATTTTATTGTCAATTGAGGTGTCCGTGAAGGTAGTGTTGCAGGTGTTGTCTGCTGGACTCTGGATAAAAGTAGCTTAATTAAAAGAATGATTATATTACATAACATGTCCTTAACTGTTTTGGTGGTCTTACACTTTGTGGCAATGAGCTGGAAAGTGGTAAGGCCTGGATAATAACGGCGGTGCAGCcgttcagaaaaaaaaagatttagACCCTGGTTTGGATGGATTAAAATAGAAGGACTAAAGTTTAGACCGATATTTGCTAATAGGCTAATATGGACTACTTCTGAACTAATCAAAGCTAATGGATTCTAACAGCTAGTTAACTATTATCGTAGTAATTAGATTAATAATTAGTCCATATTTAGTCCTATTTAGTCCGTGTTAAATTCAAGAACTAAAAGTTACTCCTCGGATCCAAAAAGGGCCTTAGAAATTTGCAAATTACATGTCGCATAAGAGCTAGAAACACCCGTTCTGACGTTCTGTTATTCAGTAATCAAGGAAACGTGTGCAAAATCGACATCAGAAGATGACAAATGCTGGGTGGCACGACATGCTCCTTTTTAACAGAACAGGAGCTCGGTAACAATGCACAGTATACCTTATTTTGATTTGCTTAGTATACATGATCATTTGAAACGAGGCTGTTGTTATACTGGTTCTTAACAAGCACGAGCGTGTTATATCTAGCAAATGCTACTGGATCGTGCGTGCTACTGCACTCTACAGACTCCAACTGAAGCTAGTTTCTTTGTTTGTCATGATAGAACGTAGAATTACTGCATCAGTTGAGCTAATCACCAACCCCCATCACTATCACAATTGCAGCCTTGTTAGCCTGTGTGCATCTCAGATGCATGCAGAGCAATATGAAAAAAGATGAAATGTGTATGGACACCAAATGCAGAAGCACAACACATCATGGTAGGAAGCCAACCCAAAAGCTGACGCGTGATCCGCGCTCAGAAATAGTCGTCGTCGTGTGGGATATCGAGCACCTCCCCTCGCGTAGTTTCAGGACCTTGGCGACGAGGGATTCGAGAAATCCGGCGGCGCGGGGAAGCTGAAATCGAGGTCCTGCATCTCCGGGACGATCCTCTTGGTGCCCCGGCCGCGGTTGCCGTCGAAGACGAACGCCGCCGTGACCGGCGACTCCGTGTCGACACTGCTGATCCTCAGCAGCTCCAACGGCAGGTCGAAGTACGCCGACAcctcctcctccatcccctgTTCCTCCTCCTTGTCCGCGCGCTCGAACACGATGCCGGAGGACGACGAGCTGTACTTGAACCTCTCCATGGACGCCGTGCTCGCCCGGGCCCCGCCTGGCCCGGCCGTGCTCGCCCGGGTGTCCGCCTCGCTCAGGCTCATggactgctgctgctgcatcgaCCGCCTCCTGGACAGGCCCGGCAGGTGCATGCACAGGACGCCGCACCAGAAGCCGTCGCCGCCGATCTTGTCCCGCGGCGCCTTCCGGTAGTTGATCGACGACGCGTTGCTCGAGACGTCGGTGGCCGATGAACCGGAACGGAATGGCCGGGCCGCCGGGTCTCTCGCCGCACGTGCCTCGTCTTCATCGTCGGCGACTCGGGCTTCAGCATCTTTCTTGAATGACGAAGCTTCTTCTAGACTCATGGCACCGGGAAAAGTGAGTTTGCCGGAGATCCCTA
Protein-coding sequences here:
- the LOC112893510 gene encoding probable disease resistance protein At5g45440; this encodes MAVEVVQFLVRKFVDNLAEEAAAAATELPFIAQFNTVRAELEKAAISPDNADELRECLYELTDLLAECRMLTNRPNRRRRFFMQPDAWRFSKTNKRVAAVRRRVLQCVGNDSGGDTAASQEDGAAAATGLDRWTTAWLDRSRIHGFDQQLMELESMAFRDCGVGRLAGVGIVGMGGIGKTALAQLLFSSPRARGRFFPRIWMCMSRTVCAGADRRREVLQGILMALGHEEDAILSMDGSNSLAELVIAVHEQLKGKRYLIVFDDVWHVDDWYADVVGAGGQNTPQRADDWSERLAFGLPKERGGLVVVTSRLKQAAETMVGKSCLHHVQPLSDSESCWAIFTDALSQAKGTVDLPTVDSMKQEILKTCGGLPSAAKTMGDIFASSSILSPATSTSQEISKSGHIITGNNGSLK
- the LOC112893508 gene encoding uncharacterized protein LOC112893508 — its product is MDVNGRYMESLLAVWNEWEIRMLMLTSLALQVFLLFFAGIRKRNVSAVLSLLLWLAYLLADSISIYALGYLSQTRVPKGVDPRSFKRSTHRIQALWAPFLLLHLGGQDTITAFSIEDNELWKRHLLSLLTQVGLAVYVFTKSHPGADILAPAVFMFVSGIVKYGERTWALKCASVDNLRSGMVTTPDPGPNYAKFMEEYRFTREAGLQAEIVIEQERRAEAAAAVAVGVAEESVPYTEVIADASRFFVIFKRLFVNLILSFQERTRSQATFLRLTPEQAYKVIEIELSLMYDTLHSKAAVIHTWYGRLFRCLTLLSTSTACLLFNVLHHKGMHQSSYNHVDVCITNILFGGALCLEVYAIGMMLISYWTYAALRSCNFCFLSNLIFRSIQYFRPESRSKWSNLMAQHNLISFCLLDKPTMLTKLLSVLGLKGHWDSWLHTRHIDVSHELKILVFRELKDKTVSIVDAESYRKFSNHRGQWALQCKGYYKELGWSVEVEFDESILLWHIATDLCFHSDDDNGDAKIAPYVGISRAMSNYMLFLLVARPFMLTAGIGQIRFGDTCAEAKNFFGRAGTAHPDAGPAARMVLGVSAEIAPRDVKGDRSKSVLFDACRLAKSLLELPPRKRWRVIRVVWVEMLCYAANKCRSNFHAKQLSGGGELLTVVWFLMAHLGIGEQYRIEAGHARAKLIVEKN
- the LOC112894925 gene encoding uncharacterized protein LOC112894925, whose translation is MPKSKLNALIWVATPTHELQSERHEAHHPPTHWPPAGGGRWYGPPPPPRVRDQYRRTSPVPIKALAESNRRARRAMSGTPDAGSDSQGFTCSALLMCLYLPGLSKKKPEAAAASATAEAAPKEPAEQAVPPDGAPSQAASLEKSEYASLYSGNNIVFDFAVGDQGGRPEEQGGARAIHGYCPSPCFDLPVELIRAGERFAADSDAPVTAAFVFGDGGQQGGALQRMASCLAPGVVEGSGEPRPPPLVRFLSASGRSTVPRPPVMVMPSRDD
- the LOC112894926 gene encoding uncharacterized protein LOC112894926 translates to MSLMKQFPEETTGGPPSPPPRRLNAGTGVEADDGVARTAMCLYFPRFSKKKQPAMRSASARRVASWWPWSPTPHDDDGSASFKHWGQSSQSRSQLSSRATPRVRVSSSSFPSSPASASSFVSTAKSGQDR
- the LOC112891672 gene encoding uncharacterized protein LOC112891672, translated to MKPIPCVFLLMDAQLGISGKLTFPGAMSLEEASSFKKDAEARVADDEDEARAARDPAARPFRSGSSATDVSSNASSINYRKAPRDKIGGDGFWCGVLCMHLPGLSRRRSMQQQQSMSLSEADTRASTAGPGGARASTASMERFKYSSSSSGIVFERADKEEEQGMEEEVSAYFDLPLELLRISSVDTESPVTAAFVFDGNRGRGTKRIVPEMQDLDFSFPAPPDFSNPSSPRS